In Drosophila teissieri strain GT53w chromosome 2R, Prin_Dtei_1.1, whole genome shotgun sequence, the following proteins share a genomic window:
- the LOC122613742 gene encoding guanine nucleotide-binding protein subunit alpha homolog isoform X2, whose amino-acid sequence MSGITLTKLTQGRISIPNNNVITYGVENSIGSDTLSGTLTHLMEEHRTRVGAVTGPEAATTSTDGLISNGTERLRLQGSRLQNSRFACFRCCGNIITYLVRLRSTPEELDQRYKSKEIDKFLEKEKHTFRRQVKLLLLGAGESGKSTFLKQMRIIHGVNFDYELLLEYQRVIYQNVIRGMQVLLDAREKLNIAWGSDGREQDAYYAKLMECSSLDLPKFMEYAPPISRLWQDRGIRRAFERRREFQILFPRRD is encoded by the exons ATGTCTGGCATTACATTAACTAAATTAACTCAAGGACGAATTTCCATTCCAAACAACAATGTCATCACGTACGGCGTCGAAAACAGCATAGGCAGTGACACGCTGAGTGGTACTCTGACTCATCTTATGGAAGAGCATCGCACGCGGGTGGGAGCGGTAACTGGACCAGAAGCAGCTACCACGTCTACAGACGGACTAATATCGAATGGAACAGAGCGATTGCGACTTCAAGGAAGTCGGCTTCAGAATTCTCGCTTTGCTTGCTTTCGATGTTGCGGAAACATTATCACTTATCTAGTAAGGCTGCGTAGTACACCTGAGGAGCTGGATCAGCGTTACAAGTCCAAGGAGATTGATAAGTTcctggaaaaagaaaaacacacatttcGGCGTCAG GTAAAACTGCTGCTTTTAGGTGCTGGAGAATCTGGAAAGTCAACTTTTCTTAAACAGATGCGAATTATTCATGGGGTTAACTTTGATTATGAACTGCTGCTGGAATACCAAAGGGTCATATACCAAAACGTTATACGAG GTATGCAAGTCTTATTGGACGCTCGCGAAAAGCTAAACATTGCGTGGGGAAGTGACGGCAGAGAACAGGATGCTTATTATGCCAAATTGATGGAATGTAGTTCACTAGACCTACCCAAGTTTATGGAGTATGCACCACCAATAAGCCGACTGTGGCAAGATCGCGGCATTAGAAGAGCTTTTGAAAGAAGACGAGAATTTCAAATT CTATTTCCTAGACGAGATTGA
- the LOC122613742 gene encoding guanine nucleotide-binding protein subunit alpha homolog isoform X1 — MSGITLTKLTQGRISIPNNNVITYGVENSIGSDTLSGTLTHLMEEHRTRVGAVTGPEAATTSTDGLISNGTERLRLQGSRLQNSRFACFRCCGNIITYLVRLRSTPEELDQRYKSKEIDKFLEKEKHTFRRQVKLLLLGAGESGKSTFLKQMRIIHGVNFDYELLLEYQRVIYQNVIRGMQVLLDAREKLNIAWGSDGREQDAYYAKLMECSSLDLPKFMEYAPPISRLWQDRGIRRAFERRREFQISDSVSYFLDEIERLATPDYVPTHKDILHCRKATKGVYEFCVKVQNIPFVFVDVGGQRTQRQKWTRCFDSSVTSIIFLVSSSEFDQVLAEDRKTNRLEESKNIFDTIVNNATFKGISIILFLNKTDLLEQKVRNPETDIRWYYPHFNGNPHSVLDVQNFILQMFMSVRRSSSISRIYHHFTTAIDTRNINVVFNSVKDTILQRNLNALMLQ; from the exons ATGTCTGGCATTACATTAACTAAATTAACTCAAGGACGAATTTCCATTCCAAACAACAATGTCATCACGTACGGCGTCGAAAACAGCATAGGCAGTGACACGCTGAGTGGTACTCTGACTCATCTTATGGAAGAGCATCGCACGCGGGTGGGAGCGGTAACTGGACCAGAAGCAGCTACCACGTCTACAGACGGACTAATATCGAATGGAACAGAGCGATTGCGACTTCAAGGAAGTCGGCTTCAGAATTCTCGCTTTGCTTGCTTTCGATGTTGCGGAAACATTATCACTTATCTAGTAAGGCTGCGTAGTACACCTGAGGAGCTGGATCAGCGTTACAAGTCCAAGGAGATTGATAAGTTcctggaaaaagaaaaacacacatttcGGCGTCAG GTAAAACTGCTGCTTTTAGGTGCTGGAGAATCTGGAAAGTCAACTTTTCTTAAACAGATGCGAATTATTCATGGGGTTAACTTTGATTATGAACTGCTGCTGGAATACCAAAGGGTCATATACCAAAACGTTATACGAG GTATGCAAGTCTTATTGGACGCTCGCGAAAAGCTAAACATTGCGTGGGGAAGTGACGGCAGAGAACAGGATGCTTATTATGCCAAATTGATGGAATGTAGTTCACTAGACCTACCCAAGTTTATGGAGTATGCACCACCAATAAGCCGACTGTGGCAAGATCGCGGCATTAGAAGAGCTTTTGAAAGAAGACGAGAATTTCAAATT agCGATTCTGTTAGCTATTTCCTAGACGAGATTGAACGGCTAGCTACACCAGATTATGTGCCAACGCACAAAGATATTTTGCATTGCCGGAAGGCAACTAAAGGGGTTTATGAGTTTTGTGTGAAAGTTCAG AACATTCCATTTGTGTTCGTCGATGTTGGTGGGCAGCGAACTCAACGTCAAAAATGGACAAGATGTTTTGATAGCTCCGTAACGTCCATTATATTTCTCGTATCTAGTTCGGAGTTTGATCAAGTTCTTGCGGAAGACAG AAAAACCAATCGTCTCGAAGAGTCAAAGAATATATTTGATACAATTGTCAACAATGCGACATTTAAAGgaatatcaattattttatttctgaaCAAAACAGACTTGCTTGAACAAAAAGTTCGTAATCCTGAGACTGATATTCGCTGGTACTATCCACATTTCAACGGAAATCCACACTCAGTTTTAGATGTTCAGAACTTCATACTACAAATGTTTATGAGCGTTCGTCGCAGTAGCAGCATAAGTAGGATCTATCATCACTTTACCACAGCCATAGATACACGTAATATTAATGTTGTATTTAATTCTGTTAAGGACACAATACTTCAGCGTAACCTTAATGCTCTTATGCTTCAATAG